Proteins encoded within one genomic window of Spirulina major PCC 6313:
- the asnB gene encoding asparagine synthase (glutamine-hydrolyzing): protein MCGICGVVYEERDRPVSGKLIEAMANQILHRGPDQGGYYVRGPVGLGSRRLSIIDLDHGQQPIHNEDRSVWVVFNGELYNYRELTQALTHRGHKFYTATDTEVLVHAYEEFGDEFLEHLNGMFAFALWDERQQRLVIGRDRIGIKPLYYALHDNALIFGSELKTILTYPGFPRSVDLVSLNEYLSFEYVPTPRSLFQGIAKLPPGHALSYQDGQLKLWQYWDINLARSENIKPKPTAEYAAELLDVLRESVRKEMVSDVPVGVLLSGGVDSSAIAALMAELSPNPVKSFSIRFDDPSFDESSYARQVAHHLQTEHYELTLTPQLTQDLVPKLGHILDEPLGDSSIIPTFLLSQFTRHHVKVALGGDGGDELFAGYSTLQAHRLVEYYERLLPSPIRHRLIPWCVDRLPVSFDNISFDFKVRRFIAGRGIPVLMRHHQWLGSFAVAQKRQLLQPWTQLQEKDTYQVAFEHQQRSQAQDAINQLLYCDMKLYLEGNILPKVDRASMANSLEVRVPLLNHTLVDYVAQMPHGLKLKGLTTKYILRQSLRHHLPPAILRRGKKGFNMPVAKWLVGPLRPLVEEMLSPARLRDAGFFDPDYVQRLWQEHCQGQRDHRKLLWTLLMFELWRDRWMP, encoded by the coding sequence GTGTGTGGAATTTGTGGGGTGGTTTACGAGGAGCGCGATCGCCCCGTTTCCGGCAAACTGATTGAAGCGATGGCTAACCAGATTCTGCATCGGGGGCCAGATCAAGGGGGGTATTATGTGCGCGGGCCCGTGGGGTTGGGGTCGCGTCGGCTCTCGATTATTGATCTGGACCACGGTCAACAGCCGATCCACAACGAAGACCGCAGCGTCTGGGTGGTGTTTAACGGCGAACTCTACAACTACCGCGAACTCACCCAAGCCCTCACCCATCGCGGCCACAAGTTCTACACCGCCACAGATACCGAGGTGCTTGTCCATGCCTACGAAGAATTTGGCGATGAATTTTTAGAGCATCTCAATGGGATGTTTGCCTTTGCCCTCTGGGATGAACGGCAGCAGCGGTTGGTGATTGGGCGCGATCGCATCGGGATCAAACCCCTGTATTACGCCCTGCACGACAACGCCTTGATCTTTGGCTCCGAACTGAAAACCATCCTCACCTATCCCGGTTTTCCCCGCTCGGTGGATTTGGTGTCTCTCAATGAATACCTCAGTTTTGAATATGTCCCCACGCCTCGCAGCCTCTTCCAAGGCATCGCCAAACTGCCCCCCGGCCATGCCCTCAGCTACCAAGACGGTCAATTGAAACTCTGGCAATATTGGGACATTAACCTCGCCCGCAGCGAGAACATCAAACCCAAGCCCACCGCTGAGTATGCTGCTGAACTCCTCGACGTGCTGCGAGAATCGGTGCGTAAGGAAATGGTCAGCGATGTGCCGGTGGGGGTGCTGTTGAGTGGGGGGGTGGATTCGAGCGCGATCGCTGCCCTCATGGCCGAACTTTCCCCCAACCCAGTGAAAAGCTTCTCGATTCGGTTTGATGACCCGTCCTTTGATGAATCGAGCTACGCCCGCCAAGTGGCCCACCACCTCCAAACCGAACATTACGAACTCACCCTCACCCCCCAACTCACCCAAGACCTCGTCCCCAAACTCGGCCACATCCTCGACGAACCCCTGGGGGATTCCTCGATCATTCCCACCTTTCTGCTCTCTCAATTCACCCGCCACCATGTCAAAGTTGCCCTCGGCGGCGACGGTGGCGATGAATTGTTCGCCGGCTATTCCACCCTCCAAGCCCATCGTCTCGTCGAATATTACGAACGCCTCCTCCCCAGCCCGATCCGCCATCGCCTCATTCCCTGGTGTGTGGATCGCTTGCCGGTGTCCTTTGATAACATCAGTTTTGACTTTAAGGTGCGGCGGTTCATTGCGGGGCGGGGAATTCCGGTGTTGATGCGCCATCACCAATGGCTCGGCTCCTTCGCTGTGGCGCAAAAACGTCAATTGCTCCAACCCTGGACACAATTACAGGAAAAAGACACCTATCAGGTGGCGTTTGAGCATCAGCAGCGATCGCAAGCCCAAGACGCGATCAACCAACTGCTCTACTGCGACATGAAACTGTATCTCGAAGGCAACATCCTCCCCAAAGTCGATCGCGCCAGCATGGCCAACTCCTTAGAAGTGCGGGTGCCGCTGCTCAACCATACCCTTGTGGACTATGTGGCCCAAATGCCCCACGGCCTCAAGCTCAAGGGCCTCACCACAAAATACATCCTCCGCCAATCCCTGCGCCACCATCTCCCCCCCGCCATCCTCCGCCGTGGCAAAAAAGGGTTTAATATGCCCGTGGCGAAATGGCTCGTCGGGCCGCTGCGGCCCCTAGTCGAAGAGATGCTGTCCCCGGCACGGCTTCGCGATGCGGGGTTTTTCGACCCGGACTATGTACAGCGTCTTTGGCAGGAACATTGCCAGGGCCAGCGCGATCATCGCAAGCTGTTGTGGACGCTGTTGATGTTTGAATTGTGGCGCGATCGCTGGATGCCCTAA
- a CDS encoding helicase-related protein, translated as MAIPDYIDNTQNRTLQEILIKIIEQENQKVLDIATGFFRIEAWVRLEDSMQQLKSLRLLIGRDPSIRPAESDRIDLVRHLRREIQGQVEQQNFNIDYKNQITRLIQYLEKPEIQVRLFGALGDKNQFLHAKAYIFDDFSIVGSSNFTPSGLVGNSELNIINKIGAIARDLRDHWFERFWNHPSVDTDYKAKLIAALNASKFGSKAYTPYQIFIKALYERFKDDTLLDGELQTGLTLASFQQEGFERAVRLLERHNGCMVADAVGLGKTFIGLRVIEHYLIKLRQPGHIPKVLVLCPAQLRDLVWRKKLDEFGIKADILSHEEVSRQNADIRRFRNHDLIVIDESHNFRNSATNRYRNLQKLLGTGRQDTKVLLLTATPINNTIFDLYHQILLLTKGNEITYRNWGVGNLNSYFKALKEGKAEITDLLMETVVRRSRQDVIKRQAAGEEISIAGQLIQFPKRQLENFTYNFEATYAGLYEAIADQVDTLNLAPYNIKAFKKKKNNDDTSEVKRNKALVCLQKALYFKRFESSLIAFTKTLRNQCNFQTKFYEVLTQEKKLLDSKNFRKLIMALDNDDDQMAEIDIIENLEAINPKDYDIKQLQSQIEADLTALNSVLERLDAIQAAVDADRESDRKLAAFKQLLLNFKGQKVLVFSYFKDTAKYIYRSLLDDHEWLTQMTHEDKTPNIDILTGDSSGKQREAKVRHFSPKSNTQDPEELDYCLENPIDILISTDVLSEGQNLQDAGVLVNYDLHWNPVRMIQRAGRIDRLGTDFDLLYIYNCFPEEGLDKLLGLVQRLQERIATIDREVGLDASVLGETISERSLEELYRLKRADTEAEKQAILEELEQASELISLDEMRFPLLQYLQKFAQDQLEEIPLGIHSNYNFNIPDPNFKAGGIFFAFRAGDRHFWHCYPKLNGAITTAPDSLVHSIRKIYSWIQCEELDFPAPDDLPPAQFDASVFMSFEGAIRNILDSLQKSKSTAKIASKLTKYPQHIYQALTQPSLFEESTVEKEVRDRILKVIKETNLRSYDRELKDIWNQYTQDQKIDEFMQMIDELFIENDYYSHLEPEEDTKEAMLKSIQRQDIQLICYEWIKPQSE; from the coding sequence ATGGCAATTCCAGACTATATCGACAACACCCAAAATAGAACCCTCCAAGAAATCCTGATCAAAATCATTGAACAGGAAAACCAAAAGGTTTTAGATATAGCCACCGGATTTTTTAGAATTGAAGCCTGGGTACGCCTCGAAGACTCCATGCAGCAACTCAAATCCCTCCGGCTGCTCATTGGCCGTGACCCCAGCATCCGACCCGCCGAAAGCGATCGCATCGACCTCGTTCGCCACCTGAGACGAGAAATTCAGGGACAAGTTGAACAGCAAAACTTCAACATTGACTACAAAAACCAAATCACCCGCCTCATTCAATACCTCGAAAAACCAGAAATCCAAGTGCGACTCTTTGGCGCATTAGGCGATAAAAACCAATTTCTCCACGCCAAAGCCTACATCTTTGACGATTTCAGCATCGTTGGTTCCAGCAACTTCACCCCCTCCGGCCTGGTCGGTAACTCCGAACTCAACATCATCAATAAAATCGGCGCGATCGCCCGCGATTTGCGAGACCACTGGTTTGAACGATTCTGGAATCATCCCAGCGTTGACACCGACTACAAAGCCAAACTGATCGCCGCCCTCAACGCCTCAAAATTTGGCAGCAAAGCCTACACCCCCTACCAAATCTTCATCAAAGCCCTCTACGAACGCTTCAAAGACGACACCCTCCTCGACGGCGAACTTCAAACCGGATTAACCCTCGCCAGCTTCCAACAAGAAGGCTTTGAACGCGCCGTCAGACTCCTCGAACGTCATAACGGGTGTATGGTCGCCGATGCCGTGGGTTTAGGCAAAACCTTCATCGGTTTGCGCGTCATTGAACATTACTTAATCAAACTGCGACAACCCGGCCATATTCCCAAAGTTCTCGTGCTTTGCCCCGCCCAACTGCGCGATTTAGTTTGGCGTAAAAAACTCGATGAATTCGGCATCAAAGCCGATATTTTATCCCACGAAGAAGTCAGCCGCCAAAATGCCGATATTCGCCGTTTTCGCAATCATGACCTGATCGTGATTGATGAATCCCATAACTTTCGCAACAGCGCAACCAATCGCTACCGCAATCTCCAAAAACTTCTCGGAACAGGACGACAAGACACCAAAGTATTACTACTTACCGCCACCCCCATCAATAACACCATCTTTGACCTGTATCACCAAATTCTGCTACTCACCAAAGGTAATGAAATCACCTATCGCAATTGGGGGGTGGGCAACCTTAACAGCTACTTCAAAGCCCTCAAAGAGGGCAAAGCCGAAATCACCGATCTACTCATGGAAACCGTGGTACGTCGCAGCCGCCAAGATGTGATCAAACGTCAAGCAGCAGGGGAAGAAATCTCCATTGCCGGACAACTGATCCAATTCCCAAAACGTCAGCTTGAAAACTTCACCTATAACTTTGAAGCAACCTATGCAGGCTTGTATGAGGCGATCGCCGATCAAGTCGATACCCTAAACCTCGCCCCCTATAACATCAAAGCCTTCAAAAAAAAGAAAAATAACGACGATACCAGTGAAGTTAAACGCAATAAAGCCTTGGTATGCCTGCAAAAAGCATTGTATTTCAAACGCTTTGAAAGCTCCCTCATCGCATTTACCAAAACCCTCCGCAATCAATGCAACTTTCAAACTAAATTTTATGAAGTCCTAACCCAAGAGAAAAAACTCCTCGATAGCAAGAATTTTCGCAAGCTGATCATGGCCCTTGATAACGATGATGATCAGATGGCCGAAATCGACATTATCGAAAATCTAGAGGCGATTAACCCCAAAGACTACGATATTAAACAACTCCAATCCCAAATCGAAGCAGATCTAACCGCCCTCAATAGCGTTCTAGAGAGACTTGACGCAATTCAGGCTGCTGTAGATGCCGATCGAGAGAGCGATCGTAAACTTGCCGCCTTCAAACAATTACTCCTCAACTTCAAAGGTCAAAAAGTCCTCGTTTTTAGCTACTTCAAAGACACCGCAAAATATATCTATCGCTCACTCCTAGATGATCACGAATGGCTTACTCAAATGACCCACGAGGACAAAACTCCCAACATTGACATCCTCACCGGGGATTCATCCGGCAAACAGCGCGAAGCAAAAGTGAGGCACTTTTCTCCAAAATCCAACACCCAAGACCCAGAAGAACTAGACTACTGCCTTGAAAATCCCATTGATATCTTGATCTCAACTGACGTATTGAGCGAGGGGCAAAACCTCCAAGATGCAGGGGTTTTAGTGAACTATGACCTACACTGGAACCCCGTGCGGATGATCCAACGGGCAGGACGGATTGACCGACTGGGTACTGATTTTGACTTGCTCTATATCTATAACTGCTTTCCAGAGGAAGGGCTTGATAAACTGCTGGGATTAGTCCAACGCTTACAGGAACGAATCGCCACGATTGATCGGGAAGTGGGGTTAGATGCCTCAGTTTTGGGTGAGACGATCTCCGAACGTTCCCTAGAAGAACTCTACCGCCTCAAACGCGCCGATACTGAAGCCGAAAAACAGGCTATTTTGGAAGAACTAGAACAGGCTTCTGAATTGATTTCTTTAGATGAAATGCGTTTTCCGCTGCTCCAGTATCTTCAAAAGTTTGCCCAAGACCAACTTGAAGAAATCCCCCTCGGTATCCACAGCAACTATAACTTTAATATTCCCGACCCTAATTTTAAAGCGGGTGGCATCTTCTTTGCATTTCGGGCGGGCGATCGCCACTTCTGGCACTGCTACCCCAAACTCAATGGTGCAATCACCACCGCACCCGATAGCCTAGTCCACAGTATCCGTAAAATCTATAGCTGGATTCAGTGTGAAGAATTAGACTTCCCCGCACCGGATGATCTGCCCCCCGCTCAGTTCGATGCGTCTGTTTTCATGAGTTTTGAAGGCGCAATCCGTAATATTCTAGACTCTCTACAAAAGAGTAAATCAACCGCAAAGATCGCCAGCAAGCTGACAAAATACCCGCAACACATTTATCAAGCTCTCACTCAACCCAGTCTATTCGAGGAATCCACGGTGGAGAAAGAAGTGCGCGATCGCATTCTCAAGGTGATTAAAGAAACCAACCTCCGCAGCTACGATCGCGAACTGAAAGACATCTGGAACCAATACACCCAGGATCAAAAGATTGATGAATTCATGCAAATGATTGATGAATTATTTATCGAAAATGACTATTACAGTCACCTAGAGCCGGAAGAAGACACAAAAGAGGCCATGTTGAAATCAATTCAGCGTCAAGATATCCAACTCATCTGCTACGAATGGATTAAGCCTCAATCAGAGTAA
- a CDS encoding endonuclease domain-containing protein: MNHLPYNKDLVSRAKELRKNMTPAEKKLWYEYLRTFQHRVHRQRPIDNYIVDFYCPHLKLVIEIDGESHYTKEAIEYDKIRTQILNGYGLKVIRFTNQEILQNLEGVCEKIEALIPKYSNYTKERHQFPNPTLEEFQNFINQNPN; this comes from the coding sequence ATGAACCACCTACCTTACAACAAAGACCTAGTATCCAGAGCCAAAGAACTCCGCAAAAACATGACCCCCGCCGAGAAAAAACTCTGGTATGAATACCTTAGAACCTTTCAACATCGCGTCCATCGTCAACGCCCAATCGATAACTATATCGTAGACTTTTATTGCCCTCACCTAAAACTCGTAATCGAAATTGATGGAGAAAGCCACTACACCAAAGAAGCCATTGAATACGATAAAATTAGGACACAAATCCTTAACGGTTATGGACTAAAAGTGATTCGCTTTACCAACCAAGAAATTCTACAAAATCTTGAAGGCGTATGCGAAAAAATAGAAGCCTTAATCCCAAAATATAGTAACTACACCAAAGAACGCCATCAATTCCCAAATCCCACCCTCGAAGAATTCCAGAACTTCATTAACCAAAATCCTAATTAA